In a genomic window of Mercenaria mercenaria strain notata unplaced genomic scaffold, MADL_Memer_1 contig_1157, whole genome shotgun sequence:
- the LOC123541543 gene encoding uncharacterized protein LOC123541543 isoform X1: MIQKKGLQKKETEIIEHLRMTEEEAKGRLDQKGKTIEEDLEVKGKCILHQLDKKQSNKEAANDGPDESERKRADFQERLAKQYGNDVIKVSLVPLKPHRKQENVNDVYIPPWLTVEIKNQYSKQGKDMKISMHEIFRNQEKSAKYVYIIGDAGSGKSMLCKMLVYFWCIAHSHQECSSDDSDIVKEMNNFNFLFYISLRHFADCDSIEKMLEKSYRDPALGDILKNESSECLILLDGLDEWKQVNTHDSQFLTPGLPGRNLHAHYTIVTTSRQWKFDFLQINDSEVDKIIKLHGIDENEIKNVTEKTVKMLNDRFQQSKNAENCTTDIQSRGVSDISHIPLILQQLICLWFDEKLREKSKYAIYSNMLALLFEWNALKRTSKYQEYVIVTQARMNDSPLPDYLCDFRALRENTRVIQYLSQLAYGTLFDENKETSLTFSISALERLNIPNDVIKNCLDIGILAEEQDPSFPASTSQQSLFSFFHKSVQEYLAAVYVASQLKEMLKSRNIFQNVKDGLTDVCETCVMKYLGSCKTVAGVLEQSNVLIMLCGLEPQMLTHVSKFIYDVTLVEKMTLEESDTFPSYNVSPKYLKVIENIQTCLFLCIEEVMSTAKNAQTPVHIAYLSVSPATNLQRYGENVILKNILSIEVYSCWLEYSDETKQTQSEPIKEIRSNTSGESIDHVYTKILDTNVSTLETVNFNFSHLNEIITTRLVSILPKMRRLTSLQMKGTGLVYIPHDVFLSLCTFLNQLTSLRHVALNVFCRKFDYHMIYLSQHEQLQHVDFMFSTICVFSCNTDNLKTCKLSITRDDIMKQVCNVLYKAGRLKYLDLFCYQGPSDEIVTENLIRLLSSLVSLRTLTLWRFTFTDNIIARPRDMKNMKEITFYDVTMSVTTWCKFINSLHALPQAVKVTNIFRLDRSETICLMNRK; this comes from the exons ATGATTCAAAAAAAAGGACTTCAGAAGAAAGAGACAGAAATCATTGAACATTTGAGAATGACAGAAGAGGAAGCAAAAGGTAGACTAGATCAGAAAGGGAAAACGATTGAAGAAGATTTAGAAGTAAAAGGAAAATGTATACTTCATCAGCTAgataaaaaacaatcaaacaag GAAGCAGCAAACGATGGACCTGATGAGTCTGAAAGAAAGAGAGCAG ACTTTCAGGAGAGGTTGGCCAAACAGTATGGAAACGACGTCATAAAGGTATCTTTAGTGCCCCTAAAACCTCATAGAAAGCAAGAGAATGTAAATGATGTGTATATTCCTCCCTGGCTGACTGTAGAAATAAAAAATCAGTATTCTAAACAAGGGAAAGATATGAAGATTTCCATGCACGAAATATTCAGAAATCAAGAAAAGTCCGCAAAATATGTCTACATAATCGGAGACGCTGGCTCAGGGAAAAGCATGCTTTGCAAAATGCTTGTGTATTTCTGGTGTATCGCCCATTCGCATCAAGAATGCAGTTCAGACGATTCTGATATCGTGAAAGAAATgaataactttaattttttattttatatatcgcTTCGACACTTTGCTGATTGTGACAGTATAGAAAAAATGCTAGAGAAATCATATCGTGATCCTGCGCTtggagatattttgaaaaatgagtcCAGTGAATGTCTTATTTTACTTGACGGTCTCGATGAATGGAAACAAGTAAATACACATGATTCGCAATTTCTGACCCCAGGACTTCCAGGACGCAATCTGCATGCGCATTATACTATTGTTACAACTTCAAGACAATGGAAATTTGATTTTCTGCAAATAAATGATAGCGAAGTAGATAAGATAATTAAACTACATGGCATTgacgaaaatgaaataaaaaacgtCACTGAGAAAACAGTCAAAATGTTAAATGACCGTTTTCAACAAagcaaaaatgcagaaaattgtaCAACTGATATTCAGAGCAGAGGAGTTTCCGACATTAGCCACATACCATTGATCTTGCAACAATTGATTTGTCTATGGTTTGACGAAAAACTCCGAGAAAAGTCGAAATATGCCATATACAGTAATATGTTAGCTCTCTTATTTGAATGGAATGCGCTTAAGCGAACTTCAAAATATCAAGAATACGTGATAGTCACACAAGCACGTATGAACGATTCACCACTACCTGACTATTTGTGCGATTTCAGGGCCCTCCGAGAAAACACCCGTGTTATTCAGTACCTTTCGCAGTTAGCTTACGGAACCCTTTTTGACGAAAACAAAGAAACCTCATTAACGTTCAGTATCTCAGCATTAGAACGCCTGAACATACCAAATGACGTGATAAAGAATTGTTTGGACATTGGCATTTTAGCAGAGGAGCAAGATCCAAGTTTTCCTGCAAGCACAAGTCAAcaatcattattttcattttttcacaagtCAGTGCAAGAATACTTAGCCGCAGTGTATGTCGCTAGTCAGCTCAAGGAAATGTTGAAGTCGCGGAATATATTTCAGAATGTCAAAGATGGTCTTACAGATGTCTGCGAGACGTGCGTAATGAAATACTTAGGCAGTTGCAAAACCGTTGCTGGTGTCTTAGAACAGTCAAATGTGTTAATTATGCTTTGTGGATTAGAACCACAGATGCTTACACACGTCAGTAAGTTTATCTATGACGTTACTCTGGTTGAAAAAATGACACTGGAGGAAAGCGATACATTTCCAAGCTATAATGTGTCCCCGAAATATCTTAAAGTGATCGAAAATATTCAAACGTGCCTTTTCTTGTGTATTGAAGAAGTCATGTCAACAGCGAAAAATGCTCAAACTCCTGTTCATATTGCCTATCTTTCCGTTTCCCCTGCGACGAATTTGCAACGTTATGGTGAgaatgttattttgaaaaatattctatCGATAGAAGTATATAGCTGTTGGCTTGAATATAGTGACGAGACAAAGCAAACACAATCTGAGCCAATAAAGGAGATAAGATCCAACACTAGCGGTGAGAGTATTGATCATGTATACACTAAAATTCTTGATACAAATGTTTCGACGCTTGAAACTGTCAATTTCAATTTCTCACATTTAAATGAGATCATCACAACACGTCTTGTTTCGATATTACCGAAAATGCGACGATTAACTTCGCTCCAGATGAAGGGCACTGGGTTAGTCTATATTCCACATGATGTTTTTTTGTCGTTGTGTACATTCCTGAATCAATTAACAAGTCTTAGGCATGTTGCGCTTAATGTTTTTTGCAGGAAATTCGACTACCACATGATATACCTATCACAACATGAACAACTTCAAcatgttgattttatgtttaGTACAATTTGTGTGTTCAGTTGTAACACTGACAATCTAAAAACATGTAAGCTTAGTATAACAAGGGATGACATAATGAAGCAAGTATGTAACGTTCTATATAAAGCAGGTAGATTAAAATATCTGGACCTGTTTTGCTATCAAGGTCCTTCTGACGAAATAGTTACTGAAAATCTCATCAGACTGCTGTCATCATTAGTCAGTCTCAGAACTCTAACCTTATGGCGCTTCACCTTTACTGACAACATTATAGCACGTCCACGTGATATGAAGAATAtgaaagaaataacattttaCGATGTAACAATGAGTGTGACAACGTGGTGCAAGTTTATAAATAGTCTTCATGCACTGCCACAAGCAGTAAAGGTAACAAACATTTTCCGGCTTGATAGATCCGAAACAATATGCTTGATGAATAGAAAATAG
- the LOC123541543 gene encoding trichohyalin-like isoform X2 — protein sequence MEHKAQLENKKYRNWVRAGLGIKYLKEGLEPFCDHLVNQQHIAILDEVKRKHNLSAVTCGLCDVRTLQPDHVRTKTRQCPLGQSHCNCLYQGGKTSCPSNVCGAIYDEIIKRHAFTPPAPYWKNTLAQKWCTEPWAVAKCFINVPGYEQKKSADEFDCSGFLHLLSNNLEFHQHIKCVISGNDVFSRVLQYRNAIFHSNNMELEDTDTTSYIDDMIELLQDDKEIKKRQESKEAVKKLLELKQEMFIITIKDEEEVRRIALSAIDEREKNFEQKIVDAENKIEVRTDESQQQVKKIGSAIKDELEQKEKEIKMGLRIKEVESTEKMDQKEKEIQQNLQVTKVNLEQRLKQKETEIKENLRMTEAESKERLKQEETELKENLRITEVNSKERLKQKETEIKDNLNKTAVSSEERLKQKETEIKEKLRITEVNSKDRLKRKETEIQENLRMTEDDSKKRTSEERDRNH from the exons ATGGAACACAAGGCGCAGCTTGAGAACAAGAAATACAGGAACTGGGTGAGGGCAGGACTAGGTATTAAATACTTAAAAGAAGGTTTGGAACCATTCTGCGACCACCTTGTTAACCAGCAGCATATTGCAATCTTAGATGAAGTTAAACGGAAACACAATCTTTCGGCAGTGACATGTGGACTTTGCGATGTACGCACACTCCAGCCTGACCATGTCCGAACCAAAACTAGGCAGTGTCCTCTTGGTCAATCTCATTGTAACTGTCTTTACCAAGGCGGAAAAACGTCGTGTCCTAGTAACGTATGTGGTGCCATATACGACGAAATTATTAAGCGCCACGCATTCACTCCTCCTGCTCCATATTGGAAAAACACACTTGCACAGAAGTGGTGTACCGAACCGTGGGCTGttgcaaaatgtttcataaatgttCCGGGATATGAACAGAAAAAAAGTGCAGATGAGTTTGACTGTTCTGGCTTTTTGCATTTGCTGAGTAATAACCTAGAATTTCATCAACACATCAAATGCGTTATTTCCGGAAATGATGTTTTCTCAAGG GTACTTCAATATAGGAACGCCATTTTTCATTCTAATAATATGGAACTAGAAGACACAGACACAACAAGTTATATAGATGATATGATAGAACTGCTCCAAGATGACAAAGAAATTAAGAAGAGGCAAGAGTCTAAAGAGGCAGTCAAGAAACTGCTTGAG CTTAAGCAGGAAATGTTTATAATAACAATTAAAGATGAAGAGGAAGTCCGACGTATTGCCTTGTCTGCAATTGATGAGAGGGAAAAGAATTTTGAACAGAAGATAGTTGACGCAGAGAATAAAATTGAAGTAAGAACTGATGAAAGTCAACAACAGGTCAAAAAGATAGGTTCAGCTATAAAAGATGAACTCgaacaaaaagagaaagaaatcaAGATGGGGCTGAGGATTAAAGAAGTTGAATCTACAGAGAAGATGGATCAAAAGGAAAAAGAAATCCAACAAAATTTGCAAGTGACAAAGGTTAACTTAGAACAGAGACTGAAACAGAAAGAGACAGAAATAAAAGAGAATTTGAGGATGACTGAAGCTGAATCAAAAGAGAGATTGAAACAGGAAGAGACAGAACTCAAAGAAAATTTGAGAATTACAGAAGTTAATTCAAAAGAGAGGCTAAAACAGAAAGAGACAGAAATTAAAGATAACTTGAATAAGACAGCAGTTAGCTCAGAAGAGAGactgaaacaaaaagaaacggAAATCAAAGAGAAATTGAGAATAACCGAAGTTAACTCAAAAGACAGACTGAAACGAAAAGAGACAGAAatccaagaaaatttaagaatgACAGAAGATGATTCAAAAAAAAGGACTTCAGAAGAAAGAGACAGAAATCATTGA